From the genome of Gracilibacillus salitolerans, one region includes:
- a CDS encoding DeoR/GlpR family DNA-binding transcription regulator yields MVNDNRQKKIMELIMKKGNLSVQDLADEFQVSDMTIRRELQKLDQNKMFERYHGGVRYVKEVSPEQRETEYTDEKKQIANYCLSLISSKDTIFLDSGTTAHYIAKGLADSLLENVTVITHSLTTAYSLRNANNVSLFMAGGEFRQNSQGFFGSNTKSFLENLYVNKAFIGTSGIIERGYSVFQFADAEIKQTMIDSSEETYIIGDSSKFGKRSMNLFAPLENVDMIVTDHSLSDYWVSFIENKEVNLTRV; encoded by the coding sequence ATGGTCAATGACAATAGACAAAAGAAAATCATGGAATTGATAATGAAAAAGGGTAACCTATCTGTTCAAGATCTAGCTGATGAATTTCAAGTATCTGATATGACTATTCGAAGAGAATTACAAAAATTAGATCAAAATAAAATGTTCGAAAGATATCATGGCGGAGTTCGTTATGTAAAGGAAGTATCTCCTGAACAACGAGAAACAGAGTATACAGATGAAAAGAAACAAATTGCTAATTATTGTTTATCCCTAATCTCATCTAAGGATACTATTTTTTTGGATTCAGGAACTACTGCTCATTATATTGCAAAAGGGTTGGCTGACTCATTACTTGAGAATGTCACAGTAATTACTCATTCACTAACAACAGCATATTCACTTCGAAATGCAAATAATGTTTCTTTATTCATGGCAGGAGGTGAATTTCGTCAGAATTCTCAAGGGTTCTTTGGAAGTAACACCAAATCTTTTCTAGAAAATTTATATGTTAATAAAGCGTTTATAGGAACTAGCGGAATCATTGAAAGAGGCTATAGTGTATTCCAATTCGCTGATGCTGAAATCAAACAAACGATGATTGACTCAAGTGAGGAAACCTATATTATAGGAGATTCATCCAAATTCGGTAAACGCTCGATGAACCTATTTGCTCCACTTGAAAATGTCGATATGATCGTGACAGATCATAGCTTATCGGATTATTGGGTATCATTTATTGAAAATAAGGAAGTCAATTTGACAAGAGTATAA
- a CDS encoding ketose-bisphosphate aldolase, with product MLITMKELLTVANENQFAVGAFNVADSTFLRAVVEEAEQLNSPAIIAIHPSEHEFLTDEFFSYVKHRVYESKVPFVLHLDHGGSLKEVVRAISCGFSSVMIDGSLLPYEDNISITKKIVEIAHSVGVSVEGELGTIGNTGTSVEGGVSKVTYTDPDQANDFVVRTGVDSLAVAIGTAHGIYPKNIKPELQMDVLKEIHRNVDIPLVLHGGSSNPDKEIAESVKLGIGKINISSDMKFAYYKKAREILSSTEYWDPNVIYPECILEARKVINHKMHLFNSVGKASLYDKLESKRNDELKLESLY from the coding sequence ATGTTAATTACAATGAAAGAATTATTAACGGTTGCCAATGAAAATCAATTTGCTGTAGGAGCATTCAATGTTGCAGACAGTACATTTTTAAGAGCTGTTGTAGAAGAGGCAGAGCAATTAAATTCACCAGCAATCATTGCTATCCATCCATCTGAACATGAATTTTTAACAGATGAATTTTTCTCATACGTTAAACATCGTGTCTACGAAAGTAAAGTGCCCTTTGTCTTACACTTGGATCATGGTGGATCTTTGAAAGAAGTTGTAAGGGCAATTAGTTGTGGCTTTTCTTCTGTAATGATTGATGGGTCCTTACTTCCTTACGAAGATAATATCAGTATTACTAAAAAGATCGTTGAAATTGCACATTCTGTCGGTGTATCGGTAGAAGGCGAATTAGGAACAATCGGTAATACAGGAACATCTGTAGAAGGTGGTGTATCGAAAGTTACATATACTGATCCTGATCAAGCAAATGATTTTGTGGTTAGAACAGGTGTTGATTCTCTAGCAGTGGCGATTGGTACAGCACATGGTATCTATCCAAAAAATATTAAACCGGAATTGCAAATGGACGTTCTTAAAGAAATTCATAGAAATGTAGATATTCCACTAGTATTACATGGGGGATCATCCAATCCAGATAAAGAAATTGCTGAATCTGTCAAACTAGGAATTGGTAAAATTAATATCTCTAGTGATATGAAGTTTGCCTACTATAAAAAAGCACGAGAAATTTTAAGTTCAACAGAATACTGGGATCCGAATGTTATTTATCCAGAATGCATCCTAGAAGCTCGTAAAGTAATCAATCATAAAATGCATCTTTTCAACTCCGTCGGAAAAGCTAGTTTATATGACAAATTGGAATCTAAAAGGAATGATGAATTGAAACTCGAGAGCTTATACTAA
- a CDS encoding cupin domain-containing protein, with protein sequence MDKLQIKEYQVLVKNILADSGIILTGDEQQAIEIADFGLNAIETTGLQLITYVNTKRYCAKDLVLLPNQTCPEHRHPPRKNGDPGKLETFRCRKGIVYLYVEGETTIAPIATPPAEDFKYYTVFHEIVLQAGEQFTIPENTKHWFKAGEEATIISEFSSNSDDESDIFTDPRIKRVQD encoded by the coding sequence ATGGATAAACTTCAGATAAAGGAGTATCAAGTATTAGTTAAAAATATACTCGCTGATTCAGGTATTATTTTAACGGGAGATGAACAACAAGCTATTGAGATAGCCGATTTTGGGCTCAATGCGATCGAAACAACAGGACTACAATTAATTACTTATGTGAATACGAAACGTTACTGTGCAAAAGACTTAGTTTTACTACCGAATCAAACTTGTCCTGAGCATCGTCATCCTCCTAGAAAAAATGGAGATCCTGGCAAGTTAGAAACGTTCCGGTGCCGAAAGGGAATCGTGTATTTATATGTAGAAGGTGAAACAACTATTGCACCAATAGCAACTCCTCCTGCAGAGGATTTCAAATACTACACAGTATTCCATGAAATAGTATTACAAGCAGGAGAGCAATTTACCATCCCTGAAAATACGAAACACTGGTTTAAAGCGGGAGAAGAAGCAACAATCATATCTGAGTTCTCATCTAATAGTGATGATGAATCAGATATCTTCACAGATCCAAGAATAAAGCGTGTTCAGGATTAA